In the genome of Fusarium poae strain DAOMC 252244 chromosome 1, whole genome shotgun sequence, the window GACGATtgcctgtcctgtcctgtcctgtccttaTCCTTCGGAGCCGGACGATTGAAGTCCATCGGCCGAGTCGGACATGATTACACTTTCGCCAAAATTATGCCCCTGATAAGAATGCTTAGCTTATTCCTCCCTAACCGGGATGTGATCTGTATAtgcttctcctcctcagcaACACCAGGGATGGTACTCAAAACCATCCCTGAACTTtgatatatatttaatccTTTGTGGCTGAGTTCTGATGAAACTCGGCACATATGTTAGCAGTCAGTAAGTGCCAGTCTGCCTTACTCTTCGCACGTACTTCAATCTTAAACTCTTCGTTGTGGGGCCACGGACCAAACATGAAGATCTGACATCAAACTGCCGACATCAAAGTCAATCTCTAGAAGCCATCTGGTCCTAGTAAGATTCGATGATAAACTTGTTGGttggctccagctccagtcAAAACGCTAGCTGATGAAACGCCCAGTGGTGTTTAGCTTATCTGAAACACAGTAAACAACTGTATGTAGCAGacgaaagagagaaaaagcaTCGGCACTGCCTCGTACGTCTAGGTTAGTAGTCTATGGCCACTGATTCGATCCGGTTAGACAGTTCGTTCTACTGGAtccttcaacctcaacaaggTAAATCGTGTAAGTGAGTCGGCCGCCTCAATTTTGATTGGGTGGGCCCTCCAACCGTCGAAAAAGTAAGCGCGGCCCGTCATACCTCCACTCCCGGTAAGCACACGTTACGTAAACGGCAGTTACCTGGTGCAAACTATCACCAGTTTTTTCATCTTTCGCACGCGCTAGCAACAACCAAAATAAGTCTTTTGTTGACATTCTCACCCCCTGCCTAGACCACACTCTACTATACGACAATGGCCATGACAGCGTCGAGATATCGAGCCCGCAAGCAAAAGGTCTTTAGATCCGTTTTTCAGACCGACGTTTCATCGCCCACGCCTCAATCAACGCCCATCGCTACCTTCACGGATCAGGGCGCTGCTTTTGGAGGTCCCCACGCGTCGTCATCTCAACATGCTCCtcccccaccaccaccgccgccaCTCTTTCATGAAGCTCTGCATCATGCTGATGATCAAGTGAGGTGGGATCGGGCATGGCATATCGTCACTTCCAAGATACAGTTGCCGACTTCAGTGGCCGTGGAAGATTCCTTTGGGACCTTACCACCAGAGTCGCAAGAGGTTGACTCGGGTGTTCGTGATTCTATCGCTCTGCTTCTCTACTCTGGCCGCTCATTGCCTGGGGCGACTCAAACAGAAGATATTCTACTATGGCATACGCACCAAGTACGCCAACACTTTGTTCACCATGTTATGCCACTGCTGGCCGCCTGCGCCAGTCAGGGCGATCAGACCCAAGTTTTGCTTTCGAGCATCTCAACCCTTGAGGCAGCTCATAGACAGTATCACTGGGGGTTGACTCTCATCGTACAAGGCTATGAAGATGAGGCTTCCTCAAACGCAGCATTCTCAAAATTCCGTCGAGACCTGCATGCTATCATAGGCAATTCTCTAAATCAAGGCCTGACGGATGCTCTGGCCGGTGTCCTACGACGTCTTATCCGTCTGAATCTTGGCACAGGCAAGCGTTATGACGGATCTAAATCATGCTTAGAGTCACAAGGGGATAGCTCGGCAGCTCGCAAAGAGTTGTTGGGTCTCTTGGAATCTCTGAAAAACGTTGGCCTAGTGGGAGAGAAATTCCAGGTCCTGTTTGCAGAAATTATGGATGCCAGCATGAAAGACTTTATCCGAATATCGTACTCGGGGGTTTGGGGAGTGCCAGAGCAGTCGGCCGCACCATCCGCTAGCATTTCTTTTGGTTGTCTGGGTCATCTTTCAGAATGGGTCGAGAACCAATATGGGCGTCTTGCTGTCGAAGTCTTTAGCCGCCTCGAAACGCATATCGCATGGAGTGACGTAGAGTGTTGGAAGAATATCGCGATAGGACGCCTTGCAACGCTGCGAATCCAGGAACTCTTTGACATCGCATTGAACTGGCCTGAGAGCAGAGGTGGCCTCGAGGATCTTCGCCTCGCCGTCacaacaccacaacgccgTCTACAACTGACTGACGCATTCTCCGCGGCTCTACAAAAGCGGCTTCTTCATCCTGGCAGGTCGACTTCCGATATCCTTCAAACATACATCTCCATGATCCGTACATTCCACGCCTTGGACCATTCTAAAGTCCTCCTTGACCGTGTCGTTCACGCTCTACAGCTGTATCTCTGCCAAAGGGACGATGCTATTAGAATTGTTGTTGGTGGCCTGTTGTCCAACCCCAGTGATGCTGATACAGGAGAAGGGAAAGCAAACTTGGCGGAGCTAGCAGTACTGCTTAATGTGGCGTCCCAACAACAGCGGCGCCAGGTTGAGGACGAGGATCTTGATTGGAATGACATGACCTGGGTTCCTGACCCCGTGGACGCGGGTGTTAACTACAAGAGGCCAAGAAATGAGGACGTTATTGGTACTCTCATTAATGCACTTGGTTCTCAGgacatcttcatcaaagAGTTCCAGCTCATTATTGCGGAACGACTCCTCTCAGATCAGACAACCTTTTTACAAGAGACAAAGGTATTGAGCCTTCTCAAGAAGCGGTTTGGTGAGAGTGCTCTACAAAACTGCGATGTCATGATGAAGGATATCCAAGACTCGAAGAGAGTTGATGCGGTCCTGGGCAAGAACATCCGACAAACTCTGGACGACCCCGGGGCACCCGTGTACCATTCCAAGATCCTATCACGATTATTCTGGCCTAGTCTGCCCAAGGAACCGTTCACAGTACCGGCGCCTGTCACAGAAATGCAAAAGAGATATGAGCAAGGGTTCGAACGGCTCAAGACATCACGTAAGCTCAATTGGCTGGACCAGCTGGGCTCGGCAACCGTCAAACTCGACTTTGAAGATCGGTCGGTGGAGCTCGAATGCAAGACATACGAAGCTGCAGTCATCTACGCATTTCAGGATGAAAACAATGAAGGCGGGCCTGGTCCTACACAGCGGACTTTTGACGGGATATGGCAGCAACTCATGATCGATGAAGATCTTCTTGGGCTTGCCCTCAAATTCTGGGTCTCTAAGAAAATGATTCGTGATATCGGTAATCGAACCTACATGGTGTTGGAGCGACTTGACGACGCGAACGAAGCAGGAGAACCAGATTCGCTCAACGATAGTCCAGATGTTGACGGTGGCCGACCGTCTCCACGCAAACCCAAGATCGATTCAAAGGAACAGGAGCGGCGTACCGTGTACTGGCAGTTTATCGTGGGCATGTTGACAAACTCGGCACCAACTATGCCGCTTGGtcagatgttgatgatgatgaagatattAATTCCCGATGGCTGTTCGTGGACTAATGAGGAACTGcaagaatttctggcagaaAAGGTGGCGGAGAATAAGTTGGAGCTAGCTGGCGGAAAGTATCGCTTGCCCAAGAAATGAAAACAGGATGCGGATACTTTGTTGTAAGCAAACATCTTGTGGCCAGATCTCTATGTGTTGGACTTGGAATGAAATGAGTCCTATCTGCAGTGTTACCTTCTCCGAGGTGCTGGTGGAGGTATAGGCGTGTGCTTGCAGCATGCACAAACAACCTGGACCGGACGGAAGCCGTTGTGAGCCGTGGCGAATGGCCTAGTGGCGAGTGTTCTGCATCTTCTGGCAATATCATCTGTCTCTTGCATTGGCGAGGCGTGTAACGAAGACATGTAGCGGCTAATCTCGTCCGGTATAGCAATGAGGCCTTATCTCGCCATGAGACAAGGTAGGGAATACAAAGCCTGTTTCCGAGCTTGGTAAATAATCACAGGGCTTCTGCATTGACGAATGCTTTCCCGCTCCCTCCTACATGTCGTGCCTGGGGGATGGCCATTTATGTACCAGCTGTGCGCTGTTCCCAGCTATTGAGCCGAGTCCGGGCAAAGACCTAGAATAGGAAATAAGCACAAAGATTCCAAAATGAGCCAGCTCCGAGTGTGCACGGCTGTCAATGATATTTGACCAAGGGAGGCGACGAATGAAATGTTTGCGTGTGACGATATTTTCGGCATCCTCGAGTTTGACTTGTTGCCGATCCCATTGACTAGTGGGTGCTCCAATGACATCTAAACAAGAATCAAGCCGACGTCTGAGGCTCTAATTACACTTGAATTGGTTTGTTTTGTAGATTAAAGTGGTTGCATTGTTGAGAATTTAAGTGATCAGCAGACATGCTAATGGCACGGGTATTGTAAATTCGATCAAGTTGTGGATAAGCAAGTTGAAAAGTGCGTAAACCAGATACTAGCTATATCATGATTGTAGATTTTGTTGCTACAATTTGTTAACCTGTGAAATAATGAAAATAGTAAACTTGCCGTGAACACAACACTCGTATCTCAAAATGCTTATCCATGTTGTGTGCGTTCAAAGACAGAGTTTCGGGTAATTACTGAGCCACTTTGTCGCTTGTTCGGACGGATTGCTCAAGTATTCGTACTATCTGCAAGGTGGAAATTACACGGTGGCTGTTTAAAGTAGTAATGTCGATTGCCAgagaatattttatttatgtAGGTTCTTTCATGCTGTGCTGTGTTGTGTTTGCCATTGCGGTAGGTATCCGCTCGGCTGTGCCGTCAAGGAAGCATGTGTACTtagatatataattatttactcATGGATA includes:
- a CDS encoding hypothetical protein (TransMembrane:1 (o803-822i)~BUSCO:6140at5125) yields the protein MAMTASRYRARKQKVFRSVFQTDVSSPTPQSTPIATFTDQGAAFGGPHASSSQHAPPPPPPPPLFHEALHHADDQVRWDRAWHIVTSKIQLPTSVAVEDSFGTLPPESQEVDSGVRDSIALLLYSGRSLPGATQTEDILLWHTHQVRQHFVHHVMPLLAACASQGDQTQVLLSSISTLEAAHRQYHWGLTLIVQGYEDEASSNAAFSKFRRDLHAIIGNSLNQGLTDALAGVLRRLIRLNLGTGKRYDGSKSCLESQGDSSAARKELLGLLESLKNVGLVGEKFQVLFAEIMDASMKDFIRISYSGVWGVPEQSAAPSASISFGCLGHLSEWVENQYGRLAVEVFSRLETHIAWSDVECWKNIAIGRLATLRIQELFDIALNWPESRGGLEDLRLAVTTPQRRLQLTDAFSAALQKRLLHPGRSTSDILQTYISMIRTFHALDHSKVLLDRVVHALQLYLCQRDDAIRIVVGGLLSNPSDADTGEGKANLAELAVLLNVASQQQRRQVEDEDLDWNDMTWVPDPVDAGVNYKRPRNEDVIGTLINALGSQDIFIKEFQLIIAERLLSDQTTFLQETKVLSLLKKRFGESALQNCDVMMKDIQDSKRVDAVLGKNIRQTLDDPGAPVYHSKILSRLFWPSLPKEPFTVPAPVTEMQKRYEQGFERLKTSRKLNWLDQLGSATVKLDFEDRSVELECKTYEAAVIYAFQDENNEGGPGPTQRTFDGIWQQLMIDEDLLGLALKFWVSKKMIRDIGNRTYMVLERLDDANEAGEPDSLNDSPDVDGGRPSPRKPKIDSKEQERRTVYWQFIVGMLTNSAPTMPLGQMLMMMKILIPDGCSWTNEELQEFLAEKVAENKLELAGGKYRLPKK